A part of Uloborus diversus isolate 005 chromosome 6, Udiv.v.3.1, whole genome shotgun sequence genomic DNA contains:
- the LOC129224649 gene encoding collagen alpha-1(II) chain-like isoform X8 yields the protein MGWSARLALPLLALFFCSQGIPALGQSISPWSNPSIAESFIGAFLGTVSTKGAFLASELEDMASIAETVMSAMDKMARSNKSSKSKLQALNMAFASSVAEIAVAEAGGLGIDAKTNAIAESLAQAFLQTIGVVDNQFINEIRQLIIMFAQANANEIGGASTSASAGGYGPGPQGSYGPGPQGPQGPSYGPGPSSVSISLVAPSGPGPQGPGPQAPQGPGPQVPQGPGPQGLQGPGPQGPQGPSYGPGPSSVSISLVGPSGPGPQGPEQQGPGPQGPQGPGPQGPQGPGPQGPQGPSYGPGSSSVLISLVGPSGPGPQGPGPQEPGPQGPGPQAPQGPGPQGLQGPGPQRPQGPSYGPGPSSVSISLIGPSGPGPQAPQGPGPQAPQRPGPQGPQGPGPQGPQGPSYGPGPSSASISLVGTSGPGPQGPQRPGQQGPGPQGPQGPGPRGPQGSGPQGPQGPSYGPGPSSVSISMVGSSGPGPQGPGPQRPQGPGPQEPEGLGYQGPQGPGPQGPQGTSYGPGPSSVSFSLVGPSGPGPQGPGQQGPGPQGQQGPGPQGPQGPGPKGPQGPSYGPGPSSVSISLVGPSGPGPQEPGPQRPQGPGPQGPQGPGFQGPQGPGPQGPQGPSYGPGPSSVSISMVGPSGPGPQGPGQQGPGPQGQQGPGPQGPQGPGPQGPQGPSYGPGPSSVSISLVGPSGPGPQEPGLQRPQGPGPQGPQGPGFQGPQGPGPQGPQGPSYGPGPSSVSISVVGPSGPGPQGPGPQRPQGPGPQGPQGPGSQGPQGPQGPSYGPGPSSVSFSLVGPSGPGPQGPGQQGPGTQGQQGPGPQGPQGPGPQGPQGPSYGPGPSSVSISLVGPSGPGPQEPGPQRPQGPGPQVPQGPGFQGPQGPGPQGPQGPSYGPGPSSVSISMIGPSGPGPQGPGPQRPQGPGPQGPQGPGSQGPEGPGPQGPQGPSYGPGPSSVSFSLVGPSGPGPQGPGQRPGPQGQRGPGPQGPQGPGPQGPQGPSYGPGPSSVSISLVGPSGPGPQGPGPQRPQGPGPQRLQGPGPQGPQGPGPQGPQGLSYGPGPSSVSISLVGPSVPGTQGPQGPRPQEPQGPGPQVPVAQGPQGSQGPSYGPGASSVSISLSGPGGYGPGPGQQRPGGYGPGSAAAAGSGPGQQGPRQQGPGGYAPGSAAAAAVAPGSGPGQQGPGQQGPGGYGPESAAAAAAGSGPGQQGPAQQGPGGYGPGSAAAAAGGYGPGPQGLGQQGPGGYGPGAAAAAAAAASGYGPGQQGPGQQGPGGYGPGSAAVAAAAAGSRPGQQGPGGYGPGSASAAAAGSGPGQQGPSQQGSGGYGPGSAAAAGSVPGEQGSGPQGPGGYGPGSALAAAAAAGGYGPGPQDLTQQGAGGYGIGAAAAGYGPGQQGPSQQGPGGYGPGSPAAAAAAAGGYGPGPQGPAQQGPGGFGPGSAAAAAGSGPGQQGPGVYGPGSAAAAAAAEGRYGPGPQGPIQQGPRGYGPGSAAAAAGSGPGQQGPGPQGPGGYGSDSAAAAAAAGLGPRQQGPGGYGPGSTAAAAAAVGGYGPGPQGPGQQGPGGYGPGSATAAAAGSGQGQQGPGGYGPGSAAAAAGSGPGQQGSLQQGTGGYGPGSAAAVAAAAGSGPGQQGPGGYGPGSAAAVAGYGPGQQGPGGYGPGAAAAAAGSGPGQQGPGQGPGGYGPGSAAAAAAAVGSGPGQQGPGQQGPGVYGPGSAAAAAAAAGSGPGQQGPGRQGPAGYGPGAAAAAAAGSGPGQQGPVGYGPGSAAAAAAAAGSGPGQQGPGPQGPGGYGPGAAAVAAAAAGSGPGQQVPGQQGPGVYGPGSAAAAAAAAGSGPGQQGPGRQGPGGYGAGAAAAGSGPGQQVPVGYGPGSAASAAAAAGSGPVQQGPGGYGPGSAAAAAAAAGGYGPGPQVPGQQGPRGYGPVASASAAAASSVSRLNSPASTSRVASAVSSLASAGAPSVGSLSSVISSLSSSVSASNPGLSGCELLTQVLLEVVSALVALLGSARVGPVDVSSSQQYAGLVSSAIAQAL from the exons ATGGGTTGGTCTGCAAGACTTGCGTTACCTTTGCTGGCTCTGTTTTTCTGCTCTCAGGGCATTCCTGCTCTGGGGCAAAGCATCAGTCCATGGTCAAACCCGTCAATAGCAGAAAGTTTCATTGGAGCGTTTCTTGGAACTGTATCAACTAAGGGAGCCTTCTTAGCCAGTGAGTTGGAAGATATGGCTTCAATTGCTGAGACTGTCATGTCTGCAATGGACAAGATGGCAAGATCCAACAAGAGCTCAAAATCCAAGCTTCAAGCATTGAACATGGCTTTTGCTTCTTCCGTCGCAGAGATCGCTGTGGCTGAAGCAGGAGGTCTAGGAATCGACGCAAAGACCAATGCCATTGCCGAATCTCTTGCTCAAGCATTTTTGCAAACCATTGGGGTTGTTGACAAtcaatttataaatgaaattagACAGCTGATTATCATGTTCGCTCAAGCAAATGCCAATGAAATCGGAGGAGCTTCCACATCAGCATCAGCCGGAGGATACGGACCTGGACCTCAAGGCTCATATGGACCAGGACCTCAAGGCCCACAAGGTCCAAGTTATGGACCAGGACCATCATCTGTTTCAATCTCACTGGTTGCACCAAGCGGACCAGGACCACAAGGACCAGGACCTCAAGCGCCACAAGGACCAGGACCACAAGTACCACAAGGACCAGGACCACAAGGGCTACAAGGACCAGGCCCACAAGGACCACAAGGACCAAGTTACGGACCAGGACCATCATCTGTGTCAATCTCCCTGGTTGGACCAAGTGGGCCAGGACCACAAGGACCAGAACAACAAGGACCAGGACCTCAAGGACCACAAGGACCAGGACCCCAAGGACCACAAGGACCAGGCCCACAAGGTCCACAAGGGCCAAGTTATGGACCAGGATCATCATCTGTTTTAATCTCACTGGTTGGACCAAGCGGACCAGGACCACAAGGACCTGGACCACAAGAACCAGGACCACAAGGACCAGGACCTCAAGCGCCACAAGGACCAGGACCACAAGGGCTACAAGGACCAGGCCCACAACGGCCACAAGGACCAAGTTATGGGCCAGGACCATCATCTGTGTCAATCTCACTGATTGGACCAAGCGGACCAGGACCACAAGCACCACAAGGACCAGGACCTCAAGCTCCACAAAGACCAGGACCACAAGGGCCACAAGGACCAGGTCCACAAGGGCCACAAGGACCAAGTTATGGACCAGGACCATCATCTGCGTCAATCTCCCTGGTTGGCACAAGTGGGCCAGGACCACAAGGACCACAAAGACCAGGACAACAAGGACCAGGACCTCAAGGACCACAAGGACCAGGACCCCGAGGACCACAAGGATCAGGCCCACAAGGGCCACAAGGACCAAGTTATGGGCCAGGACCATCATCTGTGTCAATCTCAATGGTTGGTTCTAGTGGACCAGGACCACAAGGACCAGGACCCCAAAGGCCACAAGGACCAGGACCTCAAGAACCAGAAGGACTAGGATACCAAGGACCACAAGGACCAGGCCCACAAGGGCCACAAGGAACAAGTTATGGGCCAGGACCATCATCTGTGTCATTTTCACTGGTTGGCCCTAGTGGACCAGGACCACAAGGACCAGGACAACAAGGCCCAGGACCTCAAGGGCAACAAGGACCAGGACCTCAAGGACCACAAGGACCAGGCCCAAAAGGGCCACAAGGACCAAGTTATGGACCAGGACCATCATCTGTGTCAATCTCACTGGTTGGCCCTAGTGGACCAGGACCACAAGAACCAGGACCCCAAAGGCCACAAGGACCAGGACCTCAGGGACCACAAGGACCAGGATTCCAAGGACCACAAGGACCAGGCCCACAAGGGCCACAAGGACCAAGTTATGGGCCAGGACCATCATCTGTGTCAATCTCAATGGTTGGTCCTAGTGGACCAGGACCACAAGGACCAGGACAACAAGGCCCAGGACCTCAAGGGCAACAAGGACCAGGACCTCAAGGACCACAAGGACCAGGCCCACAAGGGCCACAAGGACCAAGTTATGGACCAGGACCATCATCTGTATCAATCTCACTGGTTGGCCCTAGTGGACCAGGACCACAAGAACCAGGACTCCAAAGGCCACAAGGACCAGGACCTCAGGGACCACAAGGACCAGGATTCCAAGGACCACAAGGACCAGGCCCACAAGGGCCACAAGGACCAAGTTATGGGCCAGGACCATCATCTGTGTCAATCTCAGTGGTTGGTCCTAGTGGACCAGGACCACAAGGACCAGGACCCCAAAGGCCACAAGGACCAGGACCTCAAGGACCACAAGGACCAGGATCCCAAGGACCACAAGGACCACAAGGACCAAGTTATGGGCCAGGACCATCATCTGTGTCATTCTCACTGGTTGGCCCTAGTGGACCAGGACCACAAGGACCAGGACAACAAGGACCAGGAACTCAAGGACAACAAGGACCAGGACCTCAAGGACCACAAGGACCAGGCCCACAAGGGCCACAAGGACCAAGTTATGGACCAGGACCATCATCTGTGTCAATCTCACTGGTTGGCCCTAGTGGACCAGGACCACAAGAACCAGGACCCCAAAGGCCACAAGGACCAGGACCTCAAGTACCACAAGGACCAGGATTCCAAGGACCACAAGGACCAGGCCCACAAGGGCCACAAGGACCAAGTTATGGACCAGGACCATCATCTGTGTCAATCTCAATGATTGGTCCTAGTGGACCAGGACCACAAGGACCAGGACCCCAAAGGCCACAAGGACCAGGACCTCAAGGACCACAAGGACCAGGATCCCAAGGACCAGAAGGACCAGGCCCACAAGGGCCACAAGGACCAAGTTATGGGCCAGGACCATCATCTGTGTCATTCTCACTGGTTGGCCCTAGTGGACCAGGACCACAAGGACCAGGACAACGACCAGGACCTCAAGGACAACGAGGACCAGGACCTCAAGGACCACAAGGACCAGGCCCACAAGGGCCACAAGGACCAAGTTATGGCCCAGGACCATCATCTGTGTCAATCTCACTGGTTGGCCCTAGTGGACCAGGACCACAAGGACCAGGACCCCAAAGGCCACAAGGACCAGGACCTCAAAGACTACAAGGACCAGGACCCCAAGGACCACAAGGACCAGGCCCACAAGGTCCACAAGGACTAAGTTATGGACCAGGACCATCATCTGTATCAATTTCACTGGTTGGACCAAGTGTACCAGGAACTCAAGGACCACAAGGACCACGACCACAAGAACCACAAGGACCGGGACCACAAGTACCAGTTGCTCAAGGACCCCAAGGATCCCAAGGACCAAGTTATGGACCAGGAGCATCATCTGTGTCAATCTCATTGAGTGGACCAGGTGGTTATGGACCAGGTCCAGGACAACAAAGACCAGGTGGTTATGGACCAGGTTCAGCAGCAGCTGCAGGTTCTGGACCAGGACAACAAGGCCCACGACAACAAGGACCAGGAGGTTATGCACCAGGttcagcagcagcagcagcagtagCACCAGGTTCAGGACCGGGACAACAAGGCCCAGGACAACAAGGGCCAGGTGGTTATGGACCAGAatcagcagcagcagcagcagcaggttCCGGACCGGGACAACAAGGCCCAGCACAGCAAGGACCAGGTGGTTATGGACCAGGCTCAGCTGCCGCAGCAGCAGGAGGCTACGGACCAGGTCCACAAGGCCTAGGACAACAAGGACCGGGTGGTTATGGACCCGGCGCCGCTGCCGCTGCTGCTGCAGCAGCATCTGGTTACGGACCAGGTCAACAAGGCCCAGGACAACAAGGACCAGGAGGTTATGGTCCAGGTTCAGCAGCAGTAGCAGCTGCAGCTGCAGGTTCAAGACCAGGACAACAAGGACCAGGAGGTTATGGACCAGGCTCAGCATCAGCAGCAGCAGCAGGTTCTGGACCAGGACAACAAGGCCCATCACAACAAGGATCAGGAGGTTATGGACCAGGCTCAGCAGCAGCAGCAGGTTCTGTACCAGGTGAACAAGGCTCAGGACCACAAGGACCAGGAGGTTATGGTCCAGGTTCAGCGCTCGCAGCTGCCGCAGCAGCAGGAGGCTACGGACCAGGTCCACAAGACCTAACACAACAAGGAGCAGGAGGTTACGGAATAGGCGCAGCAGCAGCAGGTTATGGACCGGGACAACAAGGCCCATCACAACAAGGACCAGGAGGTTATGGACCAGGCTCACCAGCCGCAGCTGCCGCAGCAGCAGGAGGCTACGGACCAGGTCCACAAGGCCCAGCACAACAAGGACCAGGAGGTTTTGGTCCAGGTTCAGCAGCTGCAGCTGCAGGTTCAGGACCAGGACAACAAGGACCAGGTGTTTATGGACCAGGCTCAGCAGCAGCAGCTGCCGCTGCAGAAGGACGCTACGGACCAGGTCCACAAGGCCCAATACAACAAGGACCACGAGGTTATGGACCAGgctcagcagcagcagcagcaggttCTGGGCCAGGTCAACAAGGCCCAGGACCACAAGGACCAGGAGGTTATGGTTCAGATTCAGCAGCAGCAGCTGCAGCTGCAGGTTTAGGTCCAAGACAACAAGGACCAGGAGGTTATGGACCAGGCTCAACAGCCGCAGCTGCCGCAGCAGTAGGAGGCTACGGACCAGGTCCACAAGGCCCAGGACAGCAAGGACCTGGAGGTTACGGACCAGGATCAGCAACAGCTGCCGCAGCAGGTTCAGGACAAGGACAACAAGGCCCAGGAGGCTATGGACCTGgctcagcagcagcagcagcaggttCTGGACCAGGACAACAAGGATCATTACAACAAGGAACAGGTGGTTATGGGCCAGGCTCAGCAGCAGCAGTAGCTGCGGCAGCAGGCTCTGGACCCGGACAACAAGGCCCAGGAGGTTATGGACCTGGCTCAGCAGCAGCAGTAGCAGGATATGGACCAGGACAACAAGGACCAGGAGGTTATGGACCAGgggcagcagcagcagcagcaggttCTGGACCAGGACAACAAGGCCCAGGACAAGGACCAGGTGGTTATGGACCAGgctcagcagcagcagcagctgcAGCTGTAGGTTCAGGACCAGGACAACAAGGCCCTGGACAACAAGGACCAGGAGTTTACGGACCAGGCTCAGCGGCAGCAGCAGCTGCAGCTGCAGGTTCTGGACCAGGACAACAAGGCCCAGGACGACAAGGCCCAGCAGGTTATGGACCAGgcgcagcagcagcagcagcagcaggttCTGGACCAGGACAACAAGGACCAGTAGGTTACGGACCAGGatcagcagcagcagcagctgcAGCTGCAGGTTCTGGACCAGGACAACAAGGTCCAGGACCACAAGGACCAGGAGGTTATGGACCAGGTGCAGCAGCAgtagcagcagcagcagcaggttCAGGACCAGGACAACAAGTCCCTGGACAACAAGGACCAGGAGTTTACGGACCAGGCTCAGCGGCAGCAGCAGCTGCAGCTGCAGGTTCTGGACCAGGACAACAAGGCCCAGGACGACAAGGCCCAGGAGGTTATGGAGCAGGTGCAGCAGCAGCAGGTTCTGGACCAGGACAACAAGTACCAGTAGGTTACGGACCAGGATCAGCAGCATCAGCAGCTGCAGCTGCAG GTTCTGGACCAGTACAACAAGGACCAGGTGGTTATGGACCAGGCTCCGCAGCCGCAGCCGCTGCAGCAGCAGGAGGTTACGGACCAGGTCCACAAGTCCCTGGACAACAAGGACCCAGAGGTTACGGACCAGTTGCATCTGCTTCAGCAGCCGCTGCTTCTTCCGTTTCTCGACTAAATTCTCCAGCCTCTACTTCCAGAGTAGCTTCGGCTGTTTCTTCCCTTGCTTCCGCTGGTGCCCCAAGTGTTGGTTCTCTCTCTAGCGTTATTTCAAGCCTCTCCTCATCGGTTAGTGCTTCTAACCCTGGTTTGTCAGGATGTGAATTATTAACGCAGGTACTTCTCGAAGTTGTTTCTGCTCTTGTTGCACTGCTTGGTTCCGCTCGCGTCGGACCAGTTGATGTTTCTTCTTCCCAACAATATGCGGGATTAGTTAGCAGTGCTATTGCTCAAgcactttaa